A window of Pirellula sp. SH-Sr6A contains these coding sequences:
- a CDS encoding alpha/beta hydrolase: MIGARKSKRFIGVRLFSGIALSVASSILHPGTAVGIEPQQSTAKKSSSSDVPIVKEIAYLPADRIEKGDLYLPPESKGDDAKEREAAERRPAILIIHGGGWVGGKRDAAREINIGTTCALEGYVCLSIDYMLHDPKSEKPCWPQNLYDCKTAVRWLRANAEKYRIDPERIGVIGGSAGGHLAAMVGVTGPECGLDPAGPYGEFPCSVRCVVDLYGPVDVTDRDDVSALRAKRADAPELYKSFSVQTYLDPKDPPVLILHGTADKTVPVEQSTRFAEALAKAGIEHQLEIIEGAPHTFHLQPKQKDLRPLVLGFFNKHLRWER; encoded by the coding sequence ATGATCGGTGCTCGAAAATCCAAACGCTTCATAGGCGTTCGCCTTTTTTCGGGAATCGCCCTCTCGGTCGCTTCCTCGATACTCCACCCTGGTACGGCCGTCGGGATCGAGCCCCAGCAGTCCACGGCGAAAAAGTCTTCTTCGAGTGACGTTCCGATCGTTAAGGAGATCGCTTATCTGCCTGCCGATCGAATCGAGAAGGGGGACCTTTACCTTCCTCCGGAATCGAAGGGAGACGACGCAAAGGAACGTGAGGCGGCGGAGCGGCGTCCAGCGATCTTGATCATCCATGGCGGTGGTTGGGTCGGGGGCAAGCGGGATGCTGCCAGAGAGATCAACATCGGGACGACGTGTGCATTGGAAGGCTATGTCTGTCTGAGCATCGATTACATGCTACACGATCCGAAAAGCGAGAAACCTTGCTGGCCTCAAAACCTGTACGATTGCAAGACCGCTGTTCGGTGGTTGCGAGCGAACGCGGAAAAGTATCGTATCGATCCGGAACGAATTGGTGTCATCGGTGGTTCGGCTGGTGGTCATTTGGCCGCCATGGTCGGGGTTACCGGTCCAGAATGCGGATTGGACCCTGCCGGACCGTACGGTGAGTTTCCGTGCAGCGTGAGGTGCGTCGTCGATCTGTATGGTCCGGTCGATGTTACCGATCGAGACGACGTGAGCGCGCTGAGAGCAAAGCGAGCCGATGCGCCGGAATTGTACAAGTCGTTTTCGGTTCAGACGTATCTGGATCCGAAGGATCCCCCCGTTCTCATTTTGCATGGCACGGCGGACAAGACCGTCCCGGTCGAGCAATCGACTCGGTTCGCCGAAGCGCTCGCCAAGGCGGGCATCGAACATCAACTCGAGATCATCGAAGGGGCTCCTCATACGTTCCATCTGCAGCCAAAGCAAAAGGATCTGCGACCCTTGGTCTTGGGATTCTTCAACAAGCACTTGCGGTGGGAGCGATAA
- a CDS encoding IS5 family transposase yields the protein MCFWRWKKGAPDEPADHALGRSRGGYSTKIHLLVDGMGNPLAFTITGGQAHETTALLEVLEKADNDLHDSEGRPVAWPVNLAGDKGYRAEWIDETLIDLGINPIIPSKSNEDRDARTAQFDGDCYRRRNIVERSIGWLKECRRVFSRFEKTAINYAGMIKMAMIERFLRMMCS from the coding sequence ATGTGCTTCTGGCGGTGGAAAAAGGGGGCGCCAGACGAGCCAGCTGATCATGCACTAGGCCGTTCGCGAGGCGGATATTCAACCAAAATCCATCTTCTCGTGGATGGCATGGGCAATCCTCTGGCATTCACCATTACGGGAGGGCAAGCTCATGAGACCACAGCACTGCTCGAGGTCCTCGAGAAGGCCGACAACGATCTTCATGACAGCGAAGGTCGCCCGGTTGCTTGGCCAGTGAATCTTGCAGGAGATAAAGGTTATCGAGCCGAATGGATCGACGAGACGCTCATCGATCTTGGAATCAATCCGATCATCCCGTCGAAGTCGAATGAAGATCGCGACGCACGAACGGCACAATTCGACGGGGATTGTTATCGACGCCGGAATATTGTCGAACGCTCCATAGGTTGGCTCAAAGAGTGTCGACGCGTCTTTTCGCGATTCGAGAAGACCGCCATTAACTACGCTGGGATGATTAAAATGGCGATGATCGAACGATTCCTCCGAATGATGTGTAGTTAA
- a CDS encoding IS5 family transposase, with product MARHRLTDLQWECIEELFPSPKTTGRPPTNYRLAFDAILWILRTGSPWRDLPEEFGKWRTIYGLYDKWNGDGTLDAVLNKLRSARIDDGAIDSDLWCVDGSVIRAHRCASGGGKRGRQTSQLIMH from the coding sequence ATGGCACGTCACAGATTAACCGATTTGCAATGGGAATGCATCGAGGAACTGTTTCCGTCTCCGAAGACAACGGGGCGGCCTCCTACGAACTACCGCTTAGCGTTTGATGCCATTCTTTGGATTCTGCGCACCGGATCGCCTTGGCGCGATCTCCCTGAAGAATTTGGGAAGTGGAGAACTATCTACGGCCTCTACGATAAATGGAACGGTGATGGAACCCTTGACGCTGTTCTGAATAAGCTTCGTTCAGCTCGCATTGATGATGGTGCAATCGATAGTGATCTATGGTGTGTCGATGGGAGCGTCATCCGTGCCCATCGATGTGCTTCTGGCGGTGGAAAAAGGGGGCGCCAGACGAGCCAGCTGATCATGCACTAG
- the cysS gene encoding cysteine--tRNA ligase, producing MTSSIRIYNTLTKTKEPFQTVEPGKVGMYLCGPTVYAEAHIGHMVGPVIFDTIKRYLVYSGFEVTWVVNITDVDDKLINKSREKGISMFQLATQMTADYLSNLQSLGVDQIDHMPRATENMEEIIRFIEELIEKGFAYESQGDVYFDVLKDLEYGRLSNRTADAQQGEGGETASRKRSPGDFALWKSSKPGEPSWSSPWGNGRPGWHIECSAMSRRILGRTFDIHGGGLDLVFPHHENELAQSRCCHGQPMVRYWLHNGLMRADAEKGKVGGKSDRESESPSAEEATAGKISRSKGAGGLATLIERHTGERIRFFLLRSHYRSTTIFGDTPLDEAGASLETFYRLIQRYQKITGADFYDASAMPIRKRRSDFVSPQDAHPLVQELVQLRESFLTKMDDDFNTGGAMGDLFEIVRVLNRLIDSEQLEDPAKRTSTLTASLQTGMSILKELGWILGIFLKPPKQTSGSDNTAKLLEGVMQLVIQLRADARAKRDFATSDAVRDGLNKLGISMQDGKNGTTWEAAS from the coding sequence ATGACTTCATCGATTCGCATCTACAACACCCTCACAAAGACCAAAGAACCCTTTCAGACCGTCGAACCGGGGAAAGTGGGGATGTATCTGTGCGGCCCTACGGTTTACGCCGAGGCCCACATTGGTCACATGGTTGGGCCTGTCATCTTCGATACGATCAAACGCTATTTGGTCTATTCTGGATTCGAAGTGACTTGGGTTGTAAACATCACGGATGTGGATGACAAGCTGATCAATAAGTCGCGAGAAAAGGGCATCTCCATGTTCCAACTCGCAACGCAAATGACGGCTGATTATCTCTCCAACTTGCAATCGCTCGGTGTCGACCAAATCGACCATATGCCGCGAGCCACCGAGAACATGGAAGAGATTATTCGTTTTATCGAAGAGCTGATCGAGAAGGGATTTGCTTACGAAAGCCAAGGAGACGTCTATTTCGACGTTCTCAAAGACCTCGAATACGGCCGCTTGAGCAATCGCACGGCCGATGCCCAGCAAGGGGAAGGGGGCGAAACGGCTTCACGCAAAAGGTCGCCCGGCGACTTCGCCCTTTGGAAATCGTCAAAGCCTGGAGAGCCGAGTTGGTCGAGCCCTTGGGGGAATGGTCGACCCGGTTGGCATATTGAGTGCTCCGCGATGAGCCGGCGAATTCTAGGAAGAACTTTTGATATCCACGGCGGCGGACTCGATCTTGTATTCCCCCACCATGAAAACGAACTGGCACAAAGTCGTTGCTGCCACGGCCAACCCATGGTCCGGTACTGGCTTCACAATGGCTTGATGCGAGCCGATGCGGAAAAAGGAAAGGTGGGAGGGAAAAGCGATCGCGAATCGGAGTCCCCTTCCGCAGAAGAAGCGACCGCCGGAAAGATATCCCGATCCAAAGGGGCCGGCGGACTCGCAACCTTGATCGAGCGCCACACCGGAGAGCGCATTCGATTCTTCCTACTCCGATCCCACTACCGATCTACCACCATCTTCGGCGACACTCCCCTCGATGAAGCCGGTGCATCGCTGGAAACATTTTATCGTCTTATCCAACGATACCAGAAAATCACGGGCGCTGACTTTTACGACGCGTCTGCGATGCCCATCCGAAAACGTCGATCGGACTTTGTCTCTCCCCAAGATGCGCATCCTCTGGTGCAGGAGTTGGTTCAGCTCCGCGAGTCGTTCTTGACCAAGATGGACGACGACTTCAACACTGGCGGCGCTATGGGAGACCTGTTTGAAATCGTACGCGTTCTCAATCGGTTGATCGACAGCGAACAATTGGAGGATCCTGCCAAGCGAACATCCACCCTCACAGCGTCTTTGCAGACCGGCATGAGCATTCTCAAGGAACTGGGGTGGATCCTCGGCATCTTCCTCAAGCCGCCGAAGCAAACCAGCGGGAGCGACAACACCGCGAAGTTGTTAGAGGGAGTCATGCAGCTTGTTATCCAGCTCCGCGCAGACGCGCGTGCAAAACGGGACTTCGCCACCTCCGATGCGGTGCGTGACGGCCTAAACAAGCTTGGAATCAGCATGCAAGACGGCAAGAACGGTACGACCTGGGAAGCCGCATCGTAA
- a CDS encoding ABC transporter ATP-binding protein, whose amino-acid sequence MKPIAISANNLTRYFGKTPTVRQVSFDLPVGTVTGLLGLNGAGKSTLIKMLMGLLAPTRGTCSVLGVDSTILTPSVRARIGYTIEGHFAYGSMTVRDSEQLQSDSFPNWNPTLFQNTIDRFGIRPTARIRTLSRGQRAGVSIALTMSSIPELLILDDPALGLDPVSRRALNETILEFMEDDSRTVLLSSHLLDDIERVTDRVLVMVDGRILVNSTVSAFLERVSIWSCDTSGETRQVPCVPGLIHAYQTGRRLTMAVVDVDQESEAAMVRIGGPSLSRSDSSFDECVVAYLSRSRSSHSFLGNSATATSTR is encoded by the coding sequence ATGAAGCCGATCGCAATTTCTGCTAACAATCTGACTCGATACTTTGGTAAAACGCCTACCGTTCGGCAGGTGTCCTTTGATCTTCCAGTTGGAACCGTGACAGGTCTGCTGGGGCTCAATGGAGCTGGTAAATCAACGTTGATCAAGATGCTGATGGGGCTGCTAGCTCCAACCCGGGGTACTTGCTCGGTTCTCGGTGTTGACAGCACCATTCTGACTCCCAGTGTTCGAGCTCGGATTGGCTATACCATTGAAGGGCACTTCGCCTACGGCAGCATGACCGTTCGCGACTCAGAGCAACTGCAATCGGATTCATTTCCGAATTGGAATCCGACTCTGTTTCAAAATACGATTGATCGATTTGGGATTCGTCCTACCGCTCGCATTCGAACACTCAGCCGCGGTCAGCGCGCGGGAGTATCGATTGCATTGACCATGAGCAGTATTCCGGAGCTTTTGATATTGGATGATCCCGCTTTGGGGTTGGATCCTGTTTCACGGCGAGCTCTCAATGAAACAATCCTTGAGTTTATGGAAGATGATTCCCGTACCGTTCTCTTAAGTAGCCATCTGCTGGATGACATCGAACGCGTGACGGATCGCGTGCTTGTAATGGTGGACGGTCGTATTCTCGTGAACAGCACCGTATCTGCATTCTTGGAAAGGGTATCCATTTGGTCATGCGATACCAGCGGGGAGACTCGTCAGGTACCCTGCGTTCCCGGTCTGATTCATGCCTACCAAACAGGGAGAAGGCTAACGATGGCTGTTGTCGACGTGGACCAAGAATCGGAAGCCGCAATGGTGCGAATCGGCGGTCCATCGCTGAGTCGAAGCGATTCGTCTTTTGATGAATGTGTTGTCGCTTATCTATCTCGTTCGCGAAGCTCGCATTCGTTCTTAGGGAACAGCGCGACAGCCACTTCAACCCGTTAA
- a CDS encoding GntR family transcriptional regulator: MAFTIRIVAGSTSPIYRQIVDQITRGVASGELSVGVSVPSVRQLARELVINPNTVAKAYAELVDRGFLETQAGKGYFVAKRRQVYTKAERLRRIDEYIEQLVNQAVTLDIEREVIVQRLQERFENNLKPASD; the protein is encoded by the coding sequence ATGGCTTTCACAATTCGGATCGTGGCGGGGAGTACCTCGCCCATTTACCGCCAGATTGTCGACCAGATAACACGAGGCGTTGCTTCGGGCGAATTATCAGTGGGAGTTTCGGTTCCTAGCGTTCGGCAATTGGCTCGTGAGTTGGTGATAAATCCTAACACGGTGGCGAAAGCGTATGCCGAGTTAGTAGATCGCGGATTTCTAGAAACGCAGGCGGGCAAAGGTTACTTTGTTGCCAAGCGGCGGCAGGTGTACACCAAAGCGGAGCGTTTGCGGCGGATTGATGAATACATCGAACAGCTGGTGAATCAAGCGGTCACGTTGGATATTGAGCGCGAAGTAATCGTTCAGCGTTTACAGGAACGCTTTGAAAACAATTTGAAGCCCGCGAGCGATTAG
- a CDS encoding zinc metallopeptidase encodes MLTYLLFLVPPMLLALLAQWMVQSRYRAMSQVPARLSGAEAARRILDANGLYDVPIEQGHGHLSDHYDPSSKVVRLSPEVYQGHSMASVGIAAHEVGHAIQDAKSYAPLVIRNMAVPIAGFGSSIASILMMAAFGLLMAGLSKLALPFMLIAIIGFSAVVVFQVVNLPVEFNASTRAKNELVGLGLIGPSELPYVSKVLNAAALTYVAATLQSVAQVAYYVLQFLLISGAGQSNRDS; translated from the coding sequence ATGCTGACTTACCTCCTTTTTCTTGTTCCCCCCATGCTGCTGGCGTTGCTTGCACAATGGATGGTTCAATCACGCTATCGCGCGATGAGCCAGGTTCCCGCTCGGCTTTCGGGAGCGGAGGCTGCGCGTCGGATTCTCGATGCCAATGGTCTTTACGATGTTCCAATCGAACAGGGCCACGGGCACTTGTCCGATCACTATGACCCTAGCTCCAAAGTGGTTCGGCTGAGTCCTGAGGTTTACCAAGGTCACTCGATGGCGTCCGTTGGAATCGCAGCCCACGAAGTCGGACACGCGATCCAAGATGCGAAAAGCTACGCACCTCTCGTGATCCGGAACATGGCGGTGCCCATCGCAGGTTTTGGTAGCTCGATTGCTAGCATTTTGATGATGGCAGCTTTCGGATTGTTGATGGCAGGGCTATCGAAACTTGCCCTACCATTCATGCTCATCGCAATCATCGGATTCTCGGCGGTCGTGGTTTTCCAAGTTGTCAACTTGCCCGTGGAATTCAATGCCAGCACGCGGGCCAAAAACGAACTCGTCGGCCTGGGGTTGATCGGCCCGAGTGAACTTCCCTACGTGAGCAAGGTGCTGAATGCAGCGGCATTGACGTACGTGGCCGCAACGCTCCAATCGGTCGCGCAAGTCGCCTACTACGTCCTGCAATTCCTGTTGATCAGCGGCGCTGGCCAATCGAACCGGGATTCCTAA
- a CDS encoding MFS transporter, giving the protein MNALLRKEIRDAVRWLPMGIALLGVILIYVSRTIHAPSLSSQLTMIAWLTSLLYGSFLSLVTFLPDEREAARAFLINRAISPDQIFRIRILVGLIVYGLGMLIPFSALAIYLASIGPVRLPVSPWQLVPAFLVIVTGTSFYFAGIAIACRPSNWFGTRLLPLATAIGGSCLSFILHIHASMIVTVLVYALSCISALVMAFAARHSFVRKPSELEPTRLRSMSLATNSVLLSSSILIVGAVGLLPLHFLDQVAYMYPTIEFDKDGIPIYAIRSSARNRGGINEVLESIPMTDSSDSKPEGIAISDFGTHFSINSLRVPENQFDPTFVQASHDGQRQMYFDPSGYLLVYQVNPVLGMVLDYVIASDAVSLPNESRGTPFLRIPRFLTLASFYPSVPFSSERAHPTSAQFDRLAEWAFVTSDGIKRVELQKRTIETLIEESIDSIGFPVKGGIERFAVQSGDSVRIYKSDVAEAGIQPKQFTLESTLKIDGKSGGFLWYLDSENWSYLDGYAMQRYFHVTRSTAGKTREYTFVLPRETLASLGRVRSESLFVFGALPPVLTIGSLILTQSFFDFNTNDYIPLFLQMMVSTALIFFVSRHRGLRPRQTLLWCLLAVLFGLGVPLAAFAIYPLAVYECCSACHRRRRVELASCEHCGANWDALPSEGIEVMESEAVETLVAAGPA; this is encoded by the coding sequence ATGAACGCTTTGCTGCGAAAAGAAATCCGAGACGCAGTCCGATGGCTTCCGATGGGAATAGCGTTGCTCGGCGTGATCTTGATTTATGTTTCTCGCACGATTCACGCTCCGAGTTTATCCAGTCAGTTAACCATGATCGCGTGGTTAACTTCCCTTCTCTACGGTTCGTTCTTGAGTCTGGTAACGTTTTTACCTGATGAGCGTGAGGCTGCTCGAGCCTTTTTGATAAATCGTGCGATCTCTCCGGATCAGATTTTTCGAATACGCATCCTGGTTGGGCTGATAGTTTACGGGTTGGGGATGTTGATTCCCTTCAGTGCACTCGCGATCTATCTTGCATCGATCGGTCCAGTCCGTTTGCCAGTCAGCCCATGGCAATTGGTTCCTGCTTTCTTGGTGATCGTTACGGGCACGAGTTTCTATTTCGCAGGAATCGCCATCGCTTGCCGGCCATCCAACTGGTTTGGAACTCGTTTGTTGCCGTTGGCAACGGCCATCGGAGGCAGCTGTTTGTCGTTCATCCTGCACATCCACGCATCAATGATCGTGACGGTGTTGGTTTATGCCTTATCTTGCATATCCGCGCTTGTGATGGCCTTTGCCGCACGTCACTCGTTTGTGAGGAAACCGAGTGAACTGGAGCCGACTCGGCTTCGATCCATGTCGCTGGCCACGAATTCCGTACTCCTCTCATCGAGCATTTTGATCGTTGGCGCTGTGGGTCTTTTGCCCCTTCATTTTCTTGATCAAGTCGCCTACATGTATCCAACGATTGAATTCGATAAGGATGGAATACCTATCTATGCGATTCGCAGTTCTGCACGAAACCGAGGCGGAATAAACGAAGTGCTGGAATCGATTCCGATGACTGACTCATCCGATTCAAAACCGGAAGGTATCGCGATTTCTGACTTCGGGACCCATTTCTCGATTAACTCCTTGCGAGTTCCGGAGAACCAGTTCGATCCGACATTTGTGCAAGCGAGTCATGATGGGCAACGGCAAATGTACTTCGATCCATCGGGATACCTGTTGGTTTACCAGGTAAATCCAGTTCTGGGGATGGTTTTGGATTATGTCATCGCGTCCGACGCGGTGTCGCTCCCCAACGAGTCTCGCGGGACTCCCTTCCTAAGAATCCCTCGGTTTTTGACGTTAGCTTCTTTCTATCCCTCCGTTCCTTTCAGTTCGGAACGTGCGCATCCTACGTCAGCTCAATTCGATCGATTGGCAGAATGGGCATTTGTGACCAGTGACGGAATCAAACGCGTCGAGTTGCAGAAGCGAACTATCGAGACATTGATCGAGGAATCGATCGATTCCATTGGCTTCCCCGTAAAAGGGGGGATTGAGCGATTTGCCGTGCAGTCTGGAGATTCCGTACGAATCTACAAGAGCGACGTGGCTGAGGCTGGCATCCAGCCCAAGCAGTTTACGTTGGAGTCGACGCTCAAAATAGATGGGAAATCTGGGGGCTTTCTCTGGTATCTCGATAGCGAGAACTGGAGTTACTTGGATGGCTATGCAATGCAGCGCTATTTCCATGTGACTCGTAGTACAGCAGGTAAGACGCGAGAATATACATTCGTCCTGCCTCGTGAAACGCTGGCGTCCTTGGGACGTGTTCGGAGCGAATCCTTGTTTGTATTTGGGGCCTTGCCCCCCGTGCTGACCATTGGCAGTTTAATCCTCACGCAATCGTTTTTCGATTTCAATACGAATGACTATATACCTCTCTTCCTCCAGATGATGGTCTCTACCGCTTTGATATTCTTCGTATCTCGGCATCGAGGACTGAGACCAAGGCAGACGTTGCTTTGGTGCTTGCTTGCAGTTTTGTTTGGACTGGGAGTGCCGCTTGCCGCGTTCGCAATATATCCACTTGCAGTGTATGAGTGTTGCAGCGCCTGTCATCGACGTCGTCGAGTTGAACTCGCGAGTTGCGAGCATTGCGGAGCGAATTGGGACGCGTTGCCATCCGAAGGAATTGAAGTCATGGAAAGCGAAGCGGTGGAAACACTGGTTGCTGCCGGGCCCGCATGA
- a CDS encoding DUF1697 domain-containing protein translates to MQTWVALLRGINVGGRNRMSMSDLATTFESADCHSVRTYIQSGNVVFSSSSRSKRDLNKKLSNAIEGKFGFRPHVFLLTAADFRDAVAKNPFAESVAEPKSLHFFFLDAIPESPNPTDIVELAAPTERFQLIGNVFYLHAPDGIGRSKLAAGVERRLGVPTTARNFTTIQNLVSLLAVD, encoded by the coding sequence ATGCAGACCTGGGTCGCATTGCTCCGCGGCATTAACGTCGGGGGCCGAAATAGGATGTCGATGTCGGATCTGGCTACCACGTTCGAGTCCGCAGACTGTCATTCCGTCCGCACCTACATCCAAAGCGGCAACGTTGTCTTTTCGTCTTCCTCCCGATCGAAACGTGACCTCAACAAAAAGTTGAGTAACGCCATCGAGGGCAAGTTCGGTTTTCGTCCCCATGTGTTTCTGCTGACGGCAGCGGACTTTCGTGATGCTGTCGCTAAAAATCCATTCGCGGAGTCGGTGGCTGAACCCAAGTCGCTTCATTTCTTCTTTCTCGATGCCATACCGGAATCACCAAACCCAACCGACATAGTGGAACTCGCGGCGCCCACCGAGCGCTTTCAGTTGATTGGAAACGTGTTCTACTTGCATGCACCGGACGGCATAGGACGATCGAAACTCGCTGCAGGTGTCGAACGAAGACTTGGTGTCCCTACGACGGCTCGAAACTTCACCACAATCCAAAACCTGGTCTCCTTGCTGGCGGTCGATTGA
- a CDS encoding TlpA family protein disulfide reductase, with protein sequence MRNFVEGRKTVLSSPFSRKAARVWIAITLASLTSFGCGPEKKEEISAETSGYMPADKKGGVASAKPAGGTPEKDAKVAADASTTNAAAPVPPAVASSDSAPGSKDPAMPAAPTPPEFELGKIDPKIAAREFMTLKLPESLTDAETLKTYIAKNSRSMRELLAEANRQTLPSDEALKRGMELGRDKVKAADALAKIAADDEQKSLAALSKLEALAQMTSMGDILSSDDLRDFASKLTSSELPQIAEQAAALLLALSIGDLEKGTTTPEAVIATIEKSLEAKTLGAPTLSSITGAIEALEAKTEKPQLELAQKVEAKFRDSKDTSLSMTSWKLLAQRTPSLDALTQALEPGSETAMKPEEIEAKVQQVLKDLPSQWTSFFIASQSTNVEYSGRIEAAKVLIKTVESQLDSLPPSENIKELKATCENFWKRVDVLGKELDLSGLVDTEGKPFQIDDYKGKVVVLDFWATWCGPCLEEIPSMRKLLETRKEQGVEVVGINVDEDRTRLDAFLSTEKLPWKTFVSGNPEKKAFETEAVARLGINAIPFIAILGKDGKVAAIHTRGRALDTKVAELVGAP encoded by the coding sequence ATGAGAAATTTTGTAGAAGGTAGGAAGACCGTGCTAAGTTCCCCATTCTCCCGAAAAGCCGCCCGCGTTTGGATTGCGATCACGCTCGCCTCGTTGACTTCGTTCGGTTGCGGTCCGGAGAAGAAGGAAGAGATATCCGCGGAAACCAGCGGTTACATGCCAGCGGACAAGAAAGGTGGAGTCGCATCTGCCAAGCCGGCAGGAGGCACGCCGGAGAAGGATGCCAAGGTAGCTGCTGACGCGAGCACCACCAACGCGGCCGCTCCTGTTCCCCCCGCCGTTGCGTCGTCAGATTCGGCGCCAGGATCGAAAGACCCTGCCATGCCCGCAGCCCCGACACCGCCGGAATTCGAACTTGGGAAAATCGACCCCAAGATCGCAGCTCGAGAGTTTATGACACTGAAGCTGCCGGAAAGTCTTACCGATGCCGAGACGCTCAAAACCTACATTGCAAAGAACTCCCGGTCGATGCGTGAACTGCTGGCCGAAGCCAATCGTCAGACTTTGCCTAGCGATGAAGCGCTCAAGCGAGGAATGGAACTAGGTCGAGACAAGGTGAAGGCGGCCGATGCGTTGGCCAAAATTGCTGCCGACGACGAACAAAAGTCTCTCGCGGCTCTCTCCAAGCTCGAAGCTCTCGCGCAGATGACGAGTATGGGAGATATTCTTTCCTCGGATGATCTCAGGGACTTCGCAAGCAAACTGACTTCGAGCGAGCTGCCTCAAATCGCCGAACAAGCGGCTGCGCTATTGTTGGCCTTGTCCATCGGCGACCTGGAAAAGGGGACCACGACTCCTGAGGCAGTGATCGCGACGATCGAAAAATCGCTTGAGGCCAAAACACTAGGAGCACCAACCCTATCGAGCATCACCGGTGCAATCGAAGCGCTCGAGGCGAAAACAGAAAAGCCCCAACTGGAATTAGCTCAAAAAGTGGAGGCCAAGTTTCGCGACAGCAAGGACACGAGCCTTTCCATGACTTCCTGGAAACTCCTCGCGCAGCGCACCCCTAGCTTGGACGCGTTGACGCAAGCCCTCGAGCCTGGGTCCGAGACGGCCATGAAGCCAGAGGAGATCGAAGCTAAGGTTCAGCAAGTGCTCAAGGATCTCCCTTCGCAATGGACGTCGTTCTTCATCGCTTCCCAGTCCACCAACGTGGAGTACTCGGGGAGAATCGAAGCGGCCAAGGTACTGATCAAGACGGTCGAGTCACAATTGGATTCCCTTCCCCCCTCTGAGAACATCAAGGAGCTCAAAGCGACTTGTGAAAATTTTTGGAAGCGTGTGGATGTGCTGGGTAAAGAACTGGACCTATCCGGCTTAGTTGACACGGAAGGGAAACCGTTTCAGATCGACGATTACAAAGGCAAGGTTGTCGTGCTCGACTTCTGGGCGACTTGGTGTGGGCCTTGCTTGGAAGAAATTCCGAGCATGCGAAAGCTGCTTGAGACCCGCAAAGAGCAAGGGGTTGAGGTGGTTGGAATCAACGTGGATGAAGATCGCACTCGCCTCGATGCCTTTCTGAGCACAGAAAAGCTTCCGTGGAAAACCTTTGTGTCCGGCAATCCAGAGAAGAAGGCCTTCGAAACAGAAGCCGTAGCACGGCTTGGGATCAACGCTATCCCCTTCATCGCCATCCTCGGCAAAGATGGCAAGGTAGCGGCGATTCATACCCGCGGCCGAGCCTTGGACACAAAAGTTGCCGAACTAGTGGGTGCACCATGA